The window AAAACTTTCTATTGTTCGATGTTTCGAAAGCATGTCCAGATACTTTATTTGGTGAGTCAATTAATATTTGGAGTCAATTCATCTTAcaattatattttgtgttataaaTTTTCAGGAGAATACTTGACAGCACTACGAACGTTTCATGGCAGAACAGCAGCACCGTTATGATAGCAACACACCAAGCTACTCCTTAAACGATTCCCCAATTTTTATGCAAAGTCGCCGCAATCAACACACCGGTAACGGTAGTGAACCAAATGAGTCAAATTCACCACCAGATGAGAATGAAGAAGCTGTTGTCCCTATTCTTGCGGATGTAAACGATTTGCTAAGTGCTCCAGGACGCACACACCTCCCAGTTCTATGTCCAGACCGTCAAGGAACAACAACATGGTAACCGTTTACAACTTGTACTTGCCTTCAGATTTTGGAAGATATCAAACAGTTTATGACTCAATTGTTGGTCAATTACATTGCAGGTTTAGACATCACAAGACCGGTAAGATTATGAAGCAGATCCTAAAGATGCTGAAATCTGATCTCCCAAAGTCATATCCAACCTATCGGTCTCTCCCACCAGAAATTAAAAACCGATGGTTCCGAGCATTTGCGGTAAGTATATGCTTTCTTTGTATACGTTTTAAGTAATATAATTGGTACATGCTTTCTAATTAATCATTCGACTTGATACTGCAAGAGTTCAACTGGGACCCAAGCACTACAGATTATGTTCGCACACACTACACTAAGCAAGCAAAAGcatcttttaaagaaaatgtCCGAGACTTGAAGGTATCATGGAAGGAAAAAGGTGCTGACAACTTACCAGAATGGATGAAGGCAAAGAAAAATCTATTTGATGGTTACATCAAGATGTGGACAGATGAAAAGGCCATTGAGGTTGCAGCACAAAACTCTACAAATCGGGGAAGTAAAATAGGTGGTTTAGGGGTTGCTAAACACAACAACGGTGCAAAAACATATGAACGATGTTGGGATGAGATGGTAAGTAATTCTGTTAATATTTTTCAAGTTTCATTGTCTTGATCGGTTGTGATTTATCAAATGCATAGTACACGCCTCTGGTTTTATAATTGTGTGTGCTCATTTTTGAATTCACTTCAGTTCAGTTTTACAATTTGATCATCACCTATTGCTTATGCTTCTATTACTAAATAATGTTTCTGTTTTGTAAGACAATTGAACTAGGAACAGAGCCTAATATGATTCATTTCATGGAACACACACTTAGACAAGAAGACCAGAACCATAAGcgatatgaaaacaaaacattatctTGATTTGGCTTCGACTCAGATGGAGCTTATCCAATCTCAGCGCCAACCTGATGGTGATGCTTCGGTTCAGCCAGTGCCTCTTACACGAGAGGAGATTAACTCTATTATGCGTAGTGTAAGTTACTCTTACACAACTACTTATTAACTCTTTCATTTTCAGATAATGCTCGGCTTCTACAATCTCTATCCAATGAgattaatttacatgttttggCTTTTATTTATAGGTTGTACCGAAGGTTAGAGGAAAACATTATGGCTTTGGTAACCTGGTTGATGATGAATGCCCTTCTTTGTCTTCAGCTCCACAACAGATTCCTAAATTACAAGAGGAGATTCAAACTTTGAAGGCTTGCAATGAGGAGAAAGACGCTCAGATCAAATATCTCATGGAATGCAACAAACGGATCCTAGACCGGTTTCCTGATATACGACCACCTACCTACATGGTACCACCAACCgtcgaagatgatgatgacacgACCCAACCTTGATCGTCTCTTTATTAATCTAGTGAAAAGTTGTAAATTGTATGGATTGTATGTATTGTAATACTGTTTTTTGGAGGCATGAAGTATCTTTTGGTAacattttatttctaaatttgaatttataaaaatgcaaaacaaattggaaacaggaaaaaaataattagttggGGGTTTGATACAGGAACAAGTTTTGGTAGAAAAATAATGAAGTTTTTGAAGGAAAATAGAATTACATTTTCGAAGGTATCTAGACAGAAAATTtcgaagaaaaatataatgaaaagttTGGTAGGAAAAATGTGAGAACATTTCATAGGAAAAAACGAAGGACACTTATTCCTTCCAATATATTGAAGGAAAATGGATGCAACTGCCCTTCCCCTTTCTTTCATCTTTCCTACGAGTTTCCCTTCGATAGTTGTTTGGTAGGGATTTCGAAAGATATTTCCTTCCAAATACTCACTAATATTGATTTCCTTCGGGCTATTACCTCCTTCCTTTTTCGTAGGAAAATAGTGAGAAAAAAACTGTTTCCTACGAAGATCTTTCGATTTTTTCGGTAGGAAAAcgtattgttttcttgtagtgataccGGAAGTTGATGGGGAGGCTGGAACCCAAGACTTATAGAGAGATGGAACAAGCTGAGAGCTAGCACGTACTCCGCCATATATATCAGAGAACAGTTGCAGCTTGTAGCAAAAGTATTAGATCATGTTATGGGCAAGGGTGATGCAGACATATATTTATTCTGGGGTATTATTGAGACTAATAATTAAGTTAGGGGtatctaaataaattttacactatttatttaagaaaataaaaaaaaaattagagtggAGCACGCGCTACACCCAAACTCTACGTGCGTCCGCCACTGATCCAAGGGGCTAAGGACTTAATATTGTGGGAAAAATGTTCAGGTGAGGATTTACAATGAAGATAGCCTACTCGTTTTTAACACGTGATAGCTCACCTAGGAAGGAGATGGGTGTAGAAACTgggtttcacacaatgaatttgtttgaaggcagaaacaaattcaataaaactTTCCTTCTAAAAAATCGGATCAAAGCTAAGAAGCAAAATgaattgaaatctcttgaggaagaagttagggttttctctcaagaaaactgaagaattagggtttttgtattaattgttggatACCTTACAAGGAGGGGATACCTCTATATTTATATGAATGCATTGATTACAAGataattctatttttcttaaatttaggAGGCGGTCTCGGAGGTCGATCGAGTGACTTTGTTGGGCTTCTGTTTATAGGTCCCTTTAGTTGGCCCAAAGGGGGGAGTTCCTCGGTTTAGTTGTGCAGAGTTACTCGGTTTACCTTTGGTTTAGGTTGGTATTGCGTTGGTGCTAAATCATGCACTAACAATGGAGAAGTTTTTTCATCGAGTATGCAAAGTTATGGCACCGGAGCTAGTGAGACTGTTTCTTTGGTTGGTGGTGCACTAAGTGATAATGACGAATGTTTTGAGCACAAAAGATACTTATGTGACACAATGTCACGTCTGTAAAGGTGGGACTATAGGGTATCTACtatggtttatatatagtttaggaGAGAGGAGTTCAACGAAGTTAGAAATTGAATCGAAAATAATAGTTAGATATTTCAAAACAGGGATTAGTAATTCTCGTCCGCTGTTTTTGGTAATACGTTTGtgctataattttttatcacaAGACTCCGTTGTCCGTATTTTTCATTTGTACAAAGAAAACTATGCATTCTCGTTacctttaaattttaatatgttttattctaACCTAGAGTCGGTGAACTCGATTATCTTAGAAAATATTAGAGGGTATGTGTACCCATGAAATGTTCTTGTTGAACTTGAATatttctaataagaaaaaagaatataatttacaaatcgATTGATTAATATTAGTACTAATTATCGATCTCTCCTATAGCCGCACTACCCATGCCGTGAACCACGTTTTGGCATGCTCGACTTTATTTGTAACCGaaatatatgataaaatagATGCCACTAATACacgaaaatatatgttatttattcaGCAAAAGGATATAAGTAGTATGATCTCGCGCACAGCTCAATTCAatatagaaacatatatattatccGAAAGAGAAATAACAACGATGATTTTGTCATATATTAGATCTAACTCTtgcaaaacaaatttttgtaacAATTCATATTGGACAAGGCTGTTTTTCCGTAGTTGAAAAGCTGCAAATTGGCCAAATAATAGTATtcataaacttttcttttaagttcgacgaatttggattcttttttaaacaaacgatctcatcaattaattaattttttttttatggacaGATAATTTCTTACCACCAAGGCGCCAACTAAGTTGTACGTTCGTAAGTTATAACCATATACTTTTAGATATTACCAGCTAATTTGAACAATGatgaaaattaagttttattaataatcGAATCTTATctataaaaaacaattagtcAACTCATCGGAACCTACATATTTCTCTCCTATTGAAAACCTTCAGATTTCTCTCCTAAtgaaaaccctataaatacccACTAAACACTTAACATTTCTCTCCACCAATCTCAAACAAACTTAAACTCACTAATACTTCTTAAGCCTTTTCAACTCCACAAACAAATGGCTCCAAGAACCTCCCTTGCACTCTTCCTTTCCCTcaacctcctcttcttcacttacACCACTGCGACTACAGGGACTTGTCCTAATGATACCCTTAAGGTCGCTCTTTGCGCAAATGTTCTCAAGCTAGTGGACATAACAGTGGGAACCCCACCTGTACAGCCATGCTGCACTCTCATCCAAGGCTTGGCTGACCTTGAGGCCGCAGCCTGCCTCTGCACTTTGGTCAAGGTTAACGTTCTTGGAATCAACCTTAACCTTCCCATCGATCTCACCGTACTCCTCAATGTTTGCGGTAGAACAGCTCCAGCGAACTACCAGTGCTTGTAAGTTGAATAGTTATAAACATACCTATAAACTGAACGAATAATACagttgatgttttgttttatttacgtTCTCATGCAATAATAATGGATAATGGGGTTGTCTGTGTGTAATCGGCAAGTTTGCACTCCTTTGTTTCATTGTTCCTCCATTTCTTCTTTGTAACTTTGTCTTCCGGATATGATTAATAAAAGTATGAATCGATGTCGTCGTCTATATGCCTATCTTAAAAACTATGGTGACATTATACTATATCACTACAAAAACATGTCCTTATTAAGTATTTCGTTGTAAACATTAAGACATGTAACATCAGTCCATTGCTGCCAAAAAGGAATCTGATTAATAAAAGTATCAAACTAGAAAAGGTATTTCTGCAAAATTGGATCTAGGAACTATATTCTGATGTTATAGAAGTATACTTAGAACATAGtactcaaaatatattttggcaCAGAAATTAGACTTTGCCAAATACCAAAGTATTTAAAGTAATCAAGTAACTACTAAAAGGGAGAAATCATAAAGCAATCGACTTTTGGCTTGACTTGGGACGTAATCATTCAATCTTTactgaaatcaaaacaatttgtacAATGAAATTGATACATTCGCGACTCAAGCCGTCTCATCAACTAAATCTTTAGAGTGACGGCTTGAGTCGCCAATGTCAATAACTTGAACACAAACAATCTTTTAATACTTTCCTGGCTAAGCACTTGCCACAGAGACAAATGTATGAATTGTATTTGTATGGTAACATCTAGAGTTTCCAACTACAAATTGGGACTCAGAACACAGTTTTGCTTGGCTAACTAGAAAATTTCGAGTAAAATAACCGCTAGACAAGTTCAACTTCAACTCCACCTATTACAAGGAATTCAATATTTTCAAGTAATCACATTATGTATTCATTCATcagctaaaacagagaaaaaaacaaacaaattgaaacTTAACTACCGCTcccgtgaaaaaaaaaaactaccactCGCTTTGCTAAATCAACTCTGTCATGTAAAGTTCACCGGAAATCAAATCTATATCAAGATTTAATAAGTGATTGATTATGCAAATATTGGAAATCAAAACTCTATCAAGATTTAATTTGATGTTATATAGTGAagttaaacaatatttataaaCTAACAGTAGTATCATCTTTCATCTAGAGATGGCGCATCATCtagaaattaaaacttaaaagtagtaacaaaccaaatatttttttttctaaattattacgTGAAGAAACAATATATATCAGATGAAGtgataaatcattttttttttcgttttcaacACTAATCACGCGTTGTGTTCTAATTAAATAGTCTTCACATATAAACATGTACTTCTTTCTTAGTTACAAACCTGTACTTCTTGAGTAAGTTTCTGCGTTTGAGCTCCGCATAAGCATCGACAAGAGAAACATCCTTCTCAAGAAGATGCTGAAAATCTAAGATGACTTTCCTCGGTGAATCTTCCACTTCTTTACTGAGCTTATCGACTAGATCCACCAATGCAGTGATCCTGAAGATCGTAGCGTCGAGACGGTCCAAGATGCATCTTGTTTTTAAAGATGTATCTTTTGCTCTTATGATAGCATCGTGAAGAACTTGCATCCAAGAGCAGCCCCTTTCACAACCTCACTAATTGGCATTCTTTTTAGACTAATGAATAGTGACTAGGAGGAAATTAGCAATTTAGCTCTCGGGATTAATGTATGAAGGAATTATGTACATGCATGGATTCTTTTGTCAACAAAGCGAGTTGTTTTGAAAGAACTGTACGAAAGATTGAAGACTAGAGACGTTGACTTAATTAGACTAAGAGGTATGGGTCGACGactctctttctttctaggtAAAAGCCGATTTTGAATTTTACTGTATATACATAATCCAagtgtttttgttatataacagtaaatatcattaaaaacGAATTGTTTAGGAATTACATCAAGTTAAAGTTAAACCTATGGCTTTTGTAaccttgccaaaaaaaaaaaaagagagaaaaaaacaagagttaCAAATAATATGAAGACACAGCTTGTAGTCATTAAATCATGAAGGATAAGGAAATAATTTTATCGTTGACTTGCACGAAAATATCCAGAAAAGCTCTTAACCATGATTCCATGAAGGAGAAGGAATAACACACAACTAAGCATGCATCTTAATTAAGTGGAAACCATTATTGAAAACTTGTATGTTTAAGTGGAAAccattatataaatatactagatCTGAACCGCGGggctattttttattttttaattaatatttttaaaatttaatgttattctatatttttaaaaataggaaatattaatatattttgtttttgatattatGGGTTCGTCGTATTTCGATCGTTAATTAGTTAGTGTAagattgtattattttttatacatcAAATTTATCGTCCGTGAGtttaagttataatatttatcaaagTGAATTagtaagtttttgttttttcgtgatgttgtttttttttaaaacaaagtaaGTAGAACTTATATGTATAAGaaactaatctatatatatatatatatatatatatatttatttatactttgtgcttttttatattatcgtatccttttttaatttataaagtatatagCTAATCTGAATACtaaattatttaacatattaataataaagattatataattttagtaataaataataataaacctgcaaattttattaaaagcttatgatttataaaattctaCCTTGCTAAATCTATTTTCTTTAGAttgaaatgaaatatttataccCACCCCCACCCGCAAACTTTAAGTTAACCAACaaacaattgacaaaaatagggacaatcccctttataataaaacggaagtacacaacattgttttgtagactatataattttaataagttagttacaaataagttatacattaatgatagattaattgtttacaaataggttataccgaaaatcttaaagagaatttttctaaagaatcatatcatctaacttaacatattcatttcctttaataaattattcatcaaatgaaatcttttgatatctaacttaacatattaatttgttaattatccttatacttcacctctcatttttaaattaataattattaaattatgaagagattttcattttcatagttttgaatattttataattcacacttttatatttcttaatttataattttggctatCGGAATATGATTGATGTCAatagtttactagattatcacagtgaaaatgataaatgtttaaAAGTTCATAGTTTAGAAGAAACTGTTGTTACTATTCTTCATGATGAAGTCAAAGAAGATATTATGGTATTTTTATAACCAATTACACGTAAAGAAGTAACTATCACGTGTAAGACGCTCtacaattttttaatacaatttgagaaaaaaaaacacaaaaagtttttgatgcaatgaaaaagattatagAAGAGTTttaacaagaatgcaaattcaaaaataggcaaacaacaatagagccatatttcactaaattttatatatatatatatatatatatatatatttagtttatatcattattaatttatgatattgatgggactatatttttacataggatttcaaaaaaaagtattatcttaTCATTTTATCGAATTATGTCTTTTTTTACACCGGTCCAACTCAGGActggaaaaatttattaatttatagcgagtattaatttaaagagta is drawn from Camelina sativa cultivar DH55 chromosome 8, Cs, whole genome shotgun sequence and contains these coding sequences:
- the LOC109126038 gene encoding putative lipid-binding protein AIR1B gives rise to the protein MAPRTSLALFLSLNLLFFTYTTATTGTCPNDTLKVALCANVLKLVDITVGTPPVQPCCTLIQGLADLEAAACLCTLVKVNVLGINLNLPIDLTVLLNVCGRTAPANYQCL